One window of Dehalobacterium formicoaceticum genomic DNA carries:
- the radC gene encoding RadC family protein yields MNVQNSHKENSHKEHRKRVKNRFLVEGLDAFDDHQVLELLLFFSVPLKDTNELAHQLIKRYGSLSGVFEADPSDLATNDGIGEHSAALLSLIPSVTRRYMKDRWGERPLLNSTTKAGEYVTSLCAGKNYEVFYVICLDAQCRVIFPALAHEGTINQAPVYPRIIVETALRHKAHSVILAHNHPGGSSNPSKQDIEVTQNITAALKSISIQVVDHIIAAGENFTSFAEKGIL; encoded by the coding sequence ATGAATGTGCAAAACAGCCATAAGGAAAACAGCCATAAGGAGCATAGGAAAAGAGTAAAGAACAGATTCCTTGTTGAAGGCCTGGATGCTTTTGATGATCATCAAGTGCTGGAGCTTTTGCTCTTTTTCTCCGTTCCCCTAAAAGACACCAATGAGCTTGCTCACCAGCTGATCAAAAGGTATGGTTCCCTGTCCGGAGTTTTCGAAGCAGATCCCAGTGATTTGGCCACTAATGATGGAATAGGGGAGCATAGTGCTGCGTTGCTTTCACTGATTCCCTCTGTTACGAGAAGATATATGAAGGACCGGTGGGGGGAACGTCCTCTTTTAAACAGTACCACAAAAGCAGGGGAATATGTCACTTCTTTATGTGCCGGCAAAAATTATGAGGTATTTTATGTGATCTGTCTGGATGCCCAGTGCCGTGTCATTTTTCCTGCTTTAGCCCATGAGGGCACTATTAATCAAGCTCCTGTCTATCCGAGAATTATCGTGGAAACTGCACTGCGTCATAAAGCCCATAGCGTCATCCTGGCCCATAATCATCCGGGAGGTTCCTCTAATCCTTCCAAACAGGATATTGAGGTAACCCAAAATATTACCGCGGCGCTAAAATCTATCTCCATTCAGGTAGTGGATCATATTATTGCTGCTGGAGAAAATTTCACCAGTTTTGCGGAAAAAGGCATTCTGTAA
- a CDS encoding rubrerythrin family protein → MSNEKTLKNLMDAFSGESQANRKYLAFAKKAEAEGKKNAAKLFRAAADAETLHALKEFEIAGKINSTAENLKDGKLGETYEYESMYPGFIKEAEEEGQKDAIRIFTYAMKAEQVHAGLYQDALDNIDQEEEVFYYLCPICGNIEKSVPEKCGICGVPGSKFIKY, encoded by the coding sequence ATGAGCAACGAAAAAACCTTGAAAAATTTAATGGATGCTTTTTCCGGAGAATCCCAGGCGAATCGGAAATACTTGGCCTTTGCCAAAAAAGCCGAAGCAGAAGGAAAAAAGAATGCTGCCAAATTGTTTCGGGCAGCTGCCGATGCGGAAACCCTCCATGCCCTGAAGGAATTTGAGATAGCGGGGAAAATTAATTCCACTGCCGAAAACCTTAAAGACGGCAAGCTTGGTGAAACTTATGAATATGAAAGCATGTATCCCGGCTTTATCAAAGAAGCGGAGGAAGAAGGGCAAAAAGACGCCATCCGAATCTTTACCTATGCCATGAAAGCAGAACAGGTTCATGCCGGACTCTATCAGGATGCATTGGATAACATTGATCAGGAAGAAGAAGTATTCTACTATCTCTGCCCCATTTGCGGCAACATCGAAAAGAGCGTTCCGGAGAAATGCGGGATTTGCGGTGTTCCCGGGTCGAAGTTCATAAAATATTAA
- a CDS encoding DUF456 domain-containing protein: protein MDVALVVAVIFFVAGLLGTVLPVLPGAILIFAGMLIYGFMTRFAALDVPFFILQGLIVIIIFLVDYIASAAGTKRYGGSKQAAWGSVIGTILGVIILGPIGIIIGPFVGAVVVELIRGIKMIPAVRAGFGTIMGILGGTLIKIGAEIIMIVYFFMRIS, encoded by the coding sequence GTGGATGTTGCATTAGTGGTGGCGGTGATCTTCTTTGTCGCCGGTCTCCTGGGAACCGTCTTGCCTGTCTTGCCGGGCGCCATCCTTATTTTCGCGGGCATGCTGATTTATGGATTCATGACCCGGTTCGCCGCCTTGGATGTCCCTTTCTTTATTCTGCAAGGATTAATTGTTATCATCATTTTTTTAGTGGATTATATTGCTTCAGCTGCCGGTACCAAACGATACGGAGGCAGCAAACAGGCTGCTTGGGGTTCAGTGATCGGCACCATCCTTGGTGTGATCATTTTGGGGCCGATCGGAATTATCATCGGGCCTTTCGTTGGAGCCGTAGTAGTGGAATTGATCCGCGGCATTAAAATGATCCCGGCCGTTCGTGCCGGATTTGGCACCATTATGGGCATCCTGGGAGGCACCTTGATAAAAATCGGCGCCGAAATCATCATGATTGTTTACTTCTTTATGCGCATTTCCTGA
- a CDS encoding DUF5652 family protein, with translation MNELVQFFQANPALLYVLVTWSLIWKGIALWHAARNRQLPWYLVLLVVNTVGILEILYLIFFRKKDYWNF, from the coding sequence ATGAATGAATTGGTACAATTTTTCCAAGCCAACCCTGCTTTGCTCTATGTGTTAGTAACCTGGTCGCTCATATGGAAGGGCATCGCCTTATGGCATGCGGCCCGCAACCGGCAACTACCCTGGTATCTTGTGCTCTTAGTTGTCAATACGGTGGGCATTCTGGAAATACTCTACCTTATTTTCTTCCGAAAAAAGGACTATTGGAACTTCTAG
- a CDS encoding tyrosine-type recombinase/integrase has protein sequence MVTGHLREKNGYFQMILTYKDMDGKRQTKSVSTGLTVKGNKKRAETLLWKTRQEFNPDTAMSDKNALFADFLKKWLQEVINRVEADTYAIYAYDAKTFVIPYFKDTAVTVAKIKPGDIEGYYQYERTEKNAIKTALLQYHEVIKEALDYAVELELIRDNPADQVNPISGEVRILFTDFLLEWLEMIKHNVEMTTYASYAMCIKSCIIPYFKDFKLTLKDVTPKHIQDYYQYELNEKGVSACTVIHRHANIRKALQYAYKVGLIAFNPADRIERPKTAKFVGSIYDAGELEALFAVVKNKPIELAVILGAFYGLRRSEIVGLKWDAIDFGKKTLTIKHTVTEVRVDGKAIIVEKDRAKTKSSHRTLPLVEPFEKLLRWLKEEQERNQQICGKDYCREYLDYIYVNELGERVKPGYITQNFALTLKNHGLKKIRFHDLRHSCASLLYANGVSLKEIQEWLGHSDISTTSNIYTHLDFSSKVASANAIIGVYPS, from the coding sequence ATGGTAACAGGACACCTGCGAGAAAAAAACGGCTATTTCCAGATGATCCTCACCTATAAGGATATGGACGGAAAACGCCAAACCAAGTCCGTCAGCACGGGACTTACCGTCAAGGGGAATAAAAAACGCGCCGAAACGCTGCTTTGGAAAACCAGGCAAGAGTTTAATCCCGACACGGCAATGAGTGATAAAAACGCCTTGTTTGCAGACTTCCTGAAAAAATGGCTGCAGGAAGTTATCAACAGAGTAGAGGCCGACACCTACGCCATCTACGCATACGACGCCAAAACCTTCGTTATCCCTTATTTTAAGGATACCGCCGTGACGGTGGCGAAAATAAAGCCGGGGGACATCGAAGGCTACTATCAGTATGAGAGAACAGAAAAAAACGCTATAAAAACCGCCCTGCTCCAATATCACGAGGTCATCAAGGAAGCCTTGGACTATGCCGTGGAGCTTGAGCTGATCCGGGACAATCCGGCCGACCAAGTAAACCCGATCTCCGGCGAAGTGCGAATACTGTTTACCGACTTCCTGCTTGAATGGCTGGAGATGATCAAACACAATGTGGAAATGACCACCTACGCCTCTTACGCTATGTGCATCAAGAGTTGTATTATTCCTTATTTTAAGGACTTCAAGCTTACGCTGAAGGATGTAACGCCCAAGCACATCCAGGACTATTATCAGTACGAGCTGAACGAGAAAGGCGTAAGCGCCTGCACGGTGATCCACCGCCACGCCAACATTCGCAAGGCGTTGCAGTACGCTTACAAGGTGGGCCTGATCGCCTTTAACCCCGCCGACCGGATCGAGCGGCCCAAAACCGCAAAATTCGTGGGTAGCATTTACGATGCCGGGGAACTGGAAGCCTTGTTCGCCGTCGTGAAAAACAAGCCGATAGAGTTGGCCGTTATCCTGGGCGCGTTTTATGGCTTGCGCCGCAGTGAAATCGTCGGGTTGAAATGGGACGCGATTGACTTTGGAAAAAAGACGCTGACTATCAAGCACACTGTAACCGAGGTAAGGGTGGACGGAAAAGCCATCATCGTGGAAAAGGACCGCGCCAAAACCAAGTCCAGCCACCGCACCCTGCCGCTGGTAGAGCCCTTTGAAAAGCTTCTCCGGTGGCTGAAGGAAGAGCAGGAGCGCAATCAACAAATATGCGGGAAAGACTATTGCCGGGAGTATCTTGACTACATCTACGTGAACGAATTGGGAGAGCGGGTCAAGCCTGGATATATCACCCAGAATTTCGCGCTCACGCTGAAAAATCACGGCTTAAAAAAAATTCGTTTTCATGACCTAAGACATAGCTGCGCCAGTTTGTTGTACGCCAACGGTGTCAGCCTGAAGGAGATCCAGGAGTGGTTGGGACACAGCGATATTTCCACCACCTCGAACATTTACACCCACCTGGATTTCAGCTCCAAGGTCGCTTCGGCCAACGCCATCATCGGCGTATATCCCTCCTGA
- a CDS encoding helix-turn-helix domain-containing protein, which produces MLKNNEAYKLIFREYPDVVSVEQMCEMLGGISTKTGYRLLRQNQIKHFKIGRTYKIPKLHIFEYLAVVQESDA; this is translated from the coding sequence TTGCTGAAAAACAATGAAGCATATAAGCTGATTTTTCGGGAATACCCGGACGTGGTCAGTGTGGAGCAAATGTGTGAAATGCTTGGCGGTATCAGCACGAAAACCGGATACCGCCTTTTGCGGCAAAATCAGATCAAGCATTTTAAGATAGGCAGGACGTATAAAATCCCCAAGCTTCATATTTTCGAATACCTGGCGGTCGTGCAGGAATCCGATGCGTAA
- a CDS encoding helix-turn-helix domain-containing protein → MPEILDLIEAAQNGNDRAMESLIRQFEPLIIKRSCLFGKLDEDCRQHLTLEFILAVHNFDLKRFD, encoded by the coding sequence ATGCCGGAAATACTGGATTTAATTGAAGCGGCCCAGAATGGTAACGATCGTGCGATGGAAAGCCTCATCCGACAGTTTGAGCCGTTGATTATCAAAAGATCCTGCCTGTTTGGGAAACTGGACGAGGATTGCAGGCAGCATTTGACGTTGGAATTCATATTGGCGGTACACAACTTTGACCTAAAGCGGTTTGACTAA
- a CDS encoding sigma-70 family RNA polymerase sigma factor, translating to MKRSAETYKAVEKAFCAYIKIVITRSSQGYFRAQYKHFSRTIPLEEVEESNLCAEADIDINISVFDGDKLDEYIENEILSAVISTLNSKDKQLLYIKYYENKTDYQLSLIFGVTQQSITERKNRILKKLRNRFQI from the coding sequence ATGAAAAGGAGTGCTGAAACCTATAAGGCTGTAGAAAAAGCGTTTTGCGCCTACATTAAAATTGTCATAACTCGTTCGTCACAGGGATATTTCCGCGCCCAATACAAGCATTTCAGCAGAACTATTCCCTTGGAGGAAGTGGAGGAAAGCAACTTATGCGCCGAAGCAGACATAGATATCAATATTTCTGTTTTCGATGGGGACAAGCTGGATGAATACATCGAAAATGAAATCCTTTCTGCGGTTATCAGTACCCTCAATTCAAAGGACAAACAACTGCTCTACATAAAATATTACGAGAATAAAACCGACTATCAGCTTTCCCTCATTTTCGGTGTGACGCAACAGAGCATCACTGAGCGGAAAAACCGGATTCTAAAGAAGCTGAGAAATCGGTTTCAGATATGA
- a CDS encoding NAD(P)H-dependent glycerol-3-phosphate dehydrogenase: protein MGYGFIIFIGIQQKKVTLWGRVEDGINEVAESRQNPRFLPGVILPQEVEVSNDLEKALAGAKNVVLAVPSHIVREVTHKIAGFLEPGCIVINVAKGIETETLLRLSQVIEEELSGKNTHISVLSGPSHAEEVGRGVPTAVVVGAKTRQVAEKVQDLFMSPLFRVYTNPDLVGIELGAALKNIIALAVGITEGLGYGDNSKAALITRGLAEIARLGVAVGANPLTFAGLTGVGDLIVTCTSMHSRNHRAGIQIGQGVPLDVVLERMGMVVEGVRATQAAYRMKDVYQVAMPICEETYNVLFNKKDTKEAVMDLMLRQRTHEVEKIVMNPPS, encoded by the coding sequence TTGGGGTACGGCTTTATCATATTCATTGGCATCCAACAAAAAAAAGTAACTCTCTGGGGAAGAGTAGAGGATGGAATCAATGAGGTAGCAGAAAGTAGGCAGAATCCCCGTTTCCTTCCCGGCGTTATTTTGCCGCAGGAAGTAGAAGTGTCCAACGATCTGGAGAAAGCCCTTGCCGGAGCAAAAAATGTTGTACTGGCTGTGCCCTCTCATATCGTACGGGAAGTAACGCATAAAATTGCCGGTTTTTTAGAGCCTGGCTGTATCGTTATCAACGTAGCCAAGGGGATTGAAACGGAGACCTTACTGCGCTTGTCTCAGGTGATTGAAGAAGAACTCAGCGGTAAAAACACTCATATTTCTGTCTTATCCGGACCCAGTCATGCCGAAGAAGTCGGACGTGGCGTCCCCACAGCTGTAGTGGTGGGCGCTAAAACTCGCCAAGTAGCTGAAAAAGTACAAGATCTCTTTATGTCTCCGCTTTTTCGGGTCTATACAAACCCTGACCTGGTGGGAATCGAATTGGGTGCAGCTTTGAAAAATATCATCGCCTTGGCTGTCGGAATCACGGAAGGTCTGGGCTATGGTGATAATTCAAAAGCGGCACTGATCACTAGGGGTTTGGCGGAAATCGCCCGTTTAGGTGTGGCGGTCGGAGCGAACCCGCTGACCTTTGCAGGACTGACGGGTGTGGGTGACTTAATCGTAACTTGCACCAGCATGCACAGCCGTAATCATCGTGCCGGTATCCAGATTGGACAAGGGGTTCCCCTGGATGTAGTCCTGGAGCGGATGGGTATGGTTGTGGAAGGTGTGAGGGCTACCCAGGCAGCTTATCGCATGAAGGATGTTTATCAGGTCGCGATGCCTATCTGCGAGGAAACATACAATGTCCTCTTTAATAAAAAAGATACCAAAGAAGCGGTTATGGATCTGATGCTACGTCAACGCACGCATGAGGTCGAAAAAATTGTGATGAATCCACCTTCTTAG
- the pgsA gene encoding CDP-diacylglycerol--glycerol-3-phosphate 3-phosphatidyltransferase: MNLPNKLTILRVILIPVFIIFLTKEYYYISGILFVVASITDALDGYLARKYHLITDFGKIIDPLADKLLITSALICLVQLGSIAGWLAIVILARELVVTSLRSIAATKGIIIVAERSGKIKTVLQMLALSVILLRNWPFSIFTDLPIGDYLLWLAVGMTLYSGIEYILKNQTLLQQKSSSMKNSPIFSTKAKGKLNIGRLLIYSYCTRKGENL, translated from the coding sequence ATGAACTTACCAAACAAATTGACAATATTAAGAGTGATATTAATACCAGTTTTTATTATTTTTTTAACAAAAGAGTACTATTACATATCAGGAATCCTCTTTGTTGTAGCTTCTATTACAGATGCTCTGGATGGATATTTAGCAAGAAAGTACCATCTCATTACGGATTTCGGCAAGATAATCGATCCCCTGGCTGATAAGCTTTTGATTACATCAGCTTTGATTTGTTTAGTGCAACTAGGCAGTATTGCGGGATGGCTTGCCATAGTAATTCTGGCGCGAGAATTGGTTGTTACCAGCTTAAGATCTATTGCGGCTACGAAAGGAATAATCATTGTTGCAGAAAGATCGGGGAAAATCAAAACAGTACTGCAAATGTTGGCCCTGTCGGTTATTTTGTTGCGCAATTGGCCTTTTTCAATTTTTACCGATTTACCTATTGGAGATTATTTGCTTTGGCTTGCTGTAGGCATGACCTTGTATTCAGGAATTGAATATATTCTAAAAAATCAAACATTACTTCAGCAAAAAAGTTCAAGCATGAAAAACAGCCCAATATTCAGTACTAAAGCAAAAGGAAAGCTGAACATAGGGCGTTTATTGATATACAGCTACTGTACAAGAAAAGGCGAAAATTTATAA
- a CDS encoding putative ABC transporter permease, translating into MNQLLILSKSFLWFIAYSFLGWAYESAICSISERSLVNRGFLNGPLCPVYGFGALACIFILDMRTDNLIILFFAGMLIACTIEYITAVLLEKLFDAKWWDYSNYRFNIQGRVCLIGAVVFGVLAVLLIKYIHPFAGGLIGQLPAWWQIVLSIVIFIFLILDLYITVRHLLVLNSRLKKMQLAINQFLKQYAQQAGELKESIMNKFEESEFYNERIKALISLSRFQSIRIIKAFPGLRSINYDDAWQKLKSILLGSDSRN; encoded by the coding sequence ATGAATCAATTGCTTATTTTATCAAAATCCTTTTTATGGTTTATTGCATACAGCTTTTTGGGATGGGCCTATGAATCCGCAATTTGCTCAATAAGTGAACGAAGCCTTGTAAATCGTGGATTTTTAAATGGCCCGTTATGTCCGGTATATGGCTTTGGAGCGTTAGCTTGCATATTTATTTTGGATATGAGAACAGACAATCTTATTATTCTGTTTTTTGCCGGCATGCTTATAGCTTGTACGATTGAATATATTACCGCGGTTTTGCTTGAAAAGCTGTTTGATGCGAAATGGTGGGATTATTCTAATTACCGGTTCAATATCCAAGGACGTGTCTGTCTTATAGGGGCCGTAGTTTTTGGTGTTCTCGCGGTGCTGCTTATCAAGTATATTCATCCATTTGCCGGAGGTCTGATTGGCCAACTACCTGCCTGGTGGCAGATTGTTTTGTCAATCGTTATTTTTATTTTTCTCATACTGGATTTGTATATAACTGTGCGTCATCTTCTGGTTCTGAACAGCAGACTGAAAAAGATGCAGTTGGCAATAAACCAATTTTTGAAGCAGTACGCACAACAGGCCGGAGAACTTAAAGAGTCTATTATGAACAAATTTGAAGAAAGTGAATTTTATAACGAACGTATTAAAGCTTTAATTAGTCTAAGTCGGTTTCAGAGTATAAGAATTATTAAGGCGTTCCCAGGCTTGCGATCCATCAACTACGATGATGCATGGCAAAAGCTTAAAAGCATTTTGTTAGGCTCTGATAGCAGGAATTAG
- a CDS encoding DegV family protein, with protein sequence MINDFIIFTDTASDLPTGLIETHGISVLPMYFEIDGKSYRHYPDGRELGYSRFYQMLRSGIMAKTSLVNSLEYLSYFEPVLKRGLDILYISLSSGLSGTYQSSAIAAKELMERYPERKIYCVDSRCASVGQGMLVYHAALKKHEGLDIDELKDWVVQNRDHLCHWFTVNDLNYLKRGGRLSTSAAIVGTMLSVKPILHVDKDGHLILRGKVRGRRKSLVELADHMEKFCVSPEKQTIFIGHGDCIDDAGILASMVEQRFALKNIAVSYVGPIIGAHTGPDVMVLCFLGGEK encoded by the coding sequence ATGATAAATGATTTTATTATTTTCACTGATACCGCATCGGACCTTCCAACAGGGTTGATTGAAACCCATGGAATTTCTGTTTTACCTATGTATTTTGAAATAGACGGTAAAAGCTACCGTCATTATCCTGACGGCAGAGAGCTCGGATATTCCAGATTTTATCAGATGCTTCGTTCCGGCATCATGGCCAAAACATCGCTGGTTAACAGTTTGGAGTACCTGAGCTATTTTGAACCTGTATTAAAACGCGGTCTGGATATCCTCTACATATCGCTTTCTTCAGGGTTGAGTGGTACTTATCAATCCTCGGCAATAGCCGCAAAAGAGTTGATGGAAAGGTATCCTGAACGAAAAATATACTGCGTTGACTCACGTTGCGCCAGCGTAGGACAGGGTATGCTTGTGTACCACGCCGCGCTAAAAAAGCATGAAGGTTTAGATATAGACGAACTGAAGGATTGGGTAGTGCAAAATCGTGATCACCTGTGTCATTGGTTTACGGTGAATGACTTGAATTACTTAAAACGGGGCGGCAGATTAAGTACTTCAGCAGCTATCGTCGGCACCATGCTTTCAGTGAAACCAATTCTTCATGTTGATAAAGATGGTCATCTCATCCTGAGAGGGAAAGTACGAGGACGCCGTAAGTCTCTAGTAGAGCTTGCCGACCATATGGAAAAATTCTGTGTTAGCCCGGAGAAACAGACGATCTTCATCGGCCATGGAGACTGCATTGATGATGCAGGTATCCTTGCATCTATGGTTGAGCAAAGATTTGCACTAAAGAATATAGCTGTCAGCTATGTTGGACCAATTATTGGAGCGCATACCGGACCTGATGTGATGGTTTTGTGCTTCTTGGGCGGTGAAAAATAG
- a CDS encoding radical SAM protein has protein sequence MNKIIGSTGMKLAYAYLNSNPEKNIPKLMDWVDRLAINNAMEGQRKAVRKIIEDKDNNGYRLILSMWTDVDPGVRKAFFNNFILNENFIGWPIQEKNREKYSCNIPWAILMDPTSACNLKCTGCWAAEYGNKMSMSYEALDSIIQQGKELGVYFFIYSGGEPLVRKTDIIRLCEKHSDCQFLAFTNGTLIDETFADEMLRVRNFIPAISIEGFEDATDFRRGRGTYHAVIRAMEVLKRKKLLFGASLCYTRYNTEAIGSEEFFDFLIDKGVKFAWFFTYMPVGAGAAIDLMVTAEQREFMYRQIRHFRQTKPLFTMDFWNDGEYVQGCIAGGRRYLHINANGDIEPCAFIHYSDSNIREKTLLKALQSPLFTQYHKNQPFNDNHLRPCPLLDNPGRLTAMVEASGAASTDFVKPEDVHRLSGKCVDTAEKWAVTAERLWGESHNCTGCAQCGDKAQKAVG, from the coding sequence ATGAACAAAATTATCGGTTCTACAGGGATGAAGCTGGCATATGCGTACTTAAATTCAAATCCTGAAAAAAATATTCCCAAACTTATGGATTGGGTAGACCGCCTTGCTATAAATAACGCAATGGAAGGGCAGCGTAAGGCGGTCCGCAAGATCATCGAAGATAAGGACAACAACGGGTATAGGTTGATTCTCAGTATGTGGACGGATGTCGATCCCGGGGTGCGTAAGGCGTTTTTCAATAACTTCATATTGAATGAAAACTTCATCGGATGGCCAATACAGGAGAAAAACCGGGAAAAGTACAGCTGTAACATACCATGGGCCATCCTGATGGACCCCACCTCGGCCTGTAACCTCAAATGCACAGGCTGCTGGGCGGCTGAGTACGGCAATAAGATGTCCATGAGCTATGAAGCACTTGATAGCATCATTCAGCAGGGTAAGGAACTGGGAGTATATTTCTTCATCTATTCCGGCGGAGAGCCTCTTGTCCGCAAAACGGATATTATACGTCTTTGTGAAAAGCACAGTGATTGCCAATTTCTTGCGTTCACGAACGGCACGCTGATTGATGAGACGTTTGCCGACGAAATGCTACGCGTTAGGAATTTCATACCCGCCATCAGCATTGAGGGTTTTGAAGACGCGACGGATTTCCGCCGCGGCCGGGGCACTTATCATGCGGTTATCCGCGCTATGGAGGTCCTTAAACGAAAAAAACTCCTCTTCGGCGCTTCTCTCTGCTATACGCGATATAACACCGAGGCGATCGGCAGCGAAGAATTTTTCGATTTCTTGATCGACAAAGGGGTGAAATTTGCGTGGTTTTTCACCTATATGCCGGTGGGGGCGGGTGCGGCGATCGATCTGATGGTAACCGCCGAGCAGCGCGAGTTCATGTATCGCCAGATCCGCCATTTCCGCCAGACAAAGCCGCTGTTCACCATGGATTTCTGGAACGATGGAGAATATGTGCAGGGCTGCATCGCTGGCGGACGCAGGTATCTGCATATCAACGCCAACGGGGATATCGAGCCATGCGCGTTCATCCATTATTCGGACTCCAATATCCGTGAAAAAACGCTTCTTAAGGCGCTGCAGTCTCCGCTGTTCACACAGTACCACAAGAACCAGCCCTTTAACGACAACCACTTGCGGCCCTGCCCTCTTCTGGACAATCCGGGTAGACTGACGGCGATGGTGGAGGCGTCCGGTGCGGCCTCGACGGATTTCGTCAAACCAGAGGACGTGCACAGATTGAGCGGTAAGTGTGTGGATACGGCTGAAAAATGGGCTGTGACTGCGGAAAGGCTGTGGGGTGAATCACACAACTGCACCGGTTGCGCGCAATGCGGTGATAAGGCTCAAAAAGCCGTCGGTTGA
- the ytvI gene encoding sporulation integral membrane protein YtvI, producing the protein MTIEKKKNFIINFIYFALIIAIVFIVIKYVLGLLMPFIIGFIVALLLKPVINFTSEKFHVHKKAVAVALILLFYGVAGFFVSWIGIRFLAELKDGIIKLPEIYALDIEPAINEVFDNAERITAQLDPMMVQAIQNMADSLSQSVGSFISSISSKTIGLIASSASFVPGLFLSIIFAVISSLFFAMDYNKITGYIAKLFPSQKQNLLAEIKAFATGIGLKYIKAYAILMAVTFIELAVGLSILKVVGAITIAALIAVIDILPVLGTGGVVVPWIIIELIKGNIPLAIGLAVLYLIIIIVRNILEPKLVGKQIGLHPLVMLICIYIGLKVFGLIGILALPVAVVIIKHLYDNDFFKQ; encoded by the coding sequence ATGACCATAGAAAAGAAAAAAAACTTTATTATTAATTTCATCTACTTTGCCTTGATTATCGCTATTGTATTTATTGTGATAAAGTATGTACTTGGCTTATTGATGCCATTTATTATTGGTTTTATAGTAGCTTTGCTTTTGAAGCCGGTAATAAATTTTACATCGGAAAAATTCCATGTTCACAAAAAGGCTGTTGCGGTTGCCCTGATTCTGCTGTTCTATGGTGTGGCGGGCTTTTTTGTATCCTGGATCGGCATAAGGTTTCTTGCCGAGCTAAAAGATGGTATCATCAAGCTCCCAGAAATATATGCGCTGGATATTGAGCCTGCAATTAATGAAGTCTTTGATAATGCAGAAAGAATAACAGCCCAACTTGATCCTATGATGGTTCAGGCAATTCAAAATATGGCAGATTCTTTATCTCAATCTGTGGGATCGTTTATTTCCAGTATTTCCTCAAAGACGATTGGGTTGATAGCATCCTCGGCATCTTTTGTACCAGGGCTGTTCCTATCTATTATATTTGCGGTCATTTCATCCCTGTTTTTTGCTATGGATTACAATAAAATTACAGGGTATATTGCTAAGTTGTTTCCGTCTCAAAAACAAAACCTTTTAGCTGAGATAAAAGCTTTTGCCACCGGCATCGGCTTAAAGTATATCAAAGCTTATGCGATTTTAATGGCCGTAACATTTATTGAGCTTGCAGTGGGGCTCTCTATCTTGAAGGTGGTCGGGGCGATTACCATTGCCGCGCTGATTGCCGTTATCGACATACTGCCCGTGCTTGGCACGGGTGGCGTTGTCGTTCCATGGATCATTATTGAACTTATAAAAGGCAATATACCGCTTGCCATTGGGCTTGCGGTATTATACCTTATCATAATTATAGTCCGTAATATATTGGAACCCAAGTTGGTAGGAAAACAAATAGGGCTGCATCCTCTTGTCATGTTAATATGCATATATATCGGATTAAAGGTCTTCGGATTAATCGGAATACTCGCTCTGCCTGTCGCCGTAGTCATAATAAAACATCTTTATGATAATGATTTTTTCAAGCAATAG